The Nicotiana tabacum cultivar K326 chromosome 14, ASM71507v2, whole genome shotgun sequence genome contains a region encoding:
- the LOC107798702 gene encoding agamous-like MADS-box protein AGL28, whose translation MGTGKKKIEIKKITKESSRMVTFSKRRKGLFKKAVELQSKTSGTQVAILVFSPTGKPYTYGGNDVLNTFEHHCDSSHSNGMTWDSNFNVETCHDVNELLMFKAHLERTRDKLVESQFFESTVL comes from the coding sequence ATGGGTACAGGAAAGAAGAAGATTGAAAtcaagaaaataacaaaagaatcaTCAAGAATGGTGACATTCTCAAAGAGACGCAAAGGACTTTTCAAGAAAGCTGTAGAACTCCAATCCAAGACTAGCGGTACTCAAGTTGCTATTCTTGTTTTCTCTCCCACAGGTAAACCTTACACTTATGGTGGGAACGACGTCCTTAACACCTTTGAACACCATTGCGATTCTTCTCATTCGAATGGTATGACGTGGGATTCTAATTTCAATGTTGAAACATGTCATGACGTGAACGAACTCTTAATGTTTAAGGCACATTTGGAAAGGACCAGAGATAAACTGGTCGAATCTCAGTTTTTCGAGTCGACAGTTTTGTAG
- the LOC107798703 gene encoding putative E3 ubiquitin-protein ligase LIN-1 isoform X1 yields the protein MSHNSMAAASSSSAVATPPPVFSYDDDKLDLESVCAFVAVINQHITEFLEDTKSRKCLKLKCSSKLDVCNRGYLEFSEQSILSNLYWGIESIEAAIQAKWTAEKTSRLQNSENMLQVPASLDEQGETAGIPNNYLIGYSYFYLSLVRKLQGDEWQVAMHFLQALVVSPRLLYTEIATDLCQRLFILSFEHESKEFKSASFINLDENVKMVKMARRYKAWLMYYQIMSSGEGSLKNDELEQIMSKKSRSTRSSNLCKHGNDRCTCQNFEKVHPFNAQNDANNEEEKMIIKSNESVEQNQVAITELRSGVAEIPKNSTTKCLKDILLDSEPETPIYVDFSDSGSANENSHEEYAEDLEITSNWSLENQHTEAFYQNQQSSRSSFLESLVCKSQVSGLRHKEESQVEITNSLSRRVSGSFTHTDLSAKGIRSLKTNINLSGNNEAATMQQCLQMIDSRSDGYPVSMSLHDYQLCKTQYPRISSRQKNRCKKTLNEISEYAEENSQAEQAAILEKIISKLCFSEEFGDYKDYTVDLTTIYELLNNKTGLKYSLLKDIIIDQLLRAISTSREEHVIRESVSVLSIIISRNRSLVEDVKRKGLQLNHLATALKKNVHEAAILIYLINPSPAEIRTLELLPCLVDVVCASNSYKCSLTTLWITPPAASLMIMEALVTAFDYTSSDTQLAVISSPRVLSGLLDVSRNNNLEEIIALAAVLIRCMQFDGQCRKHINHYAPVAPFISLLRSNHKRATSIALEFFHELLQIPRSSATEVLQKIQQDGSNNNMCALLLLVQNSQPEYKILAANLLLQLDMLEETSSKFVYCEEAMEALLESVTCEENSATQALSAFILSNFGGTCSWSGEPYTIPWLLKKAGLTSLQHKNMIKNVDFSDQCLQDVGIETWCSKVAKRFLKFGSPLFHALEKGLKSNSRSTSRDCLAATAWIGSEIMKASDDLRYAACEILLSRIEQFVHPGLELEERLLGCLCIYYYTSGRGMKKLVNFSEGVRESLRRLSSISWMAEELLKVADYIQPNKWQRISCVHTQILEVGSNHSGAVTSLIFYNGQLYSGHADGSIKAWDIKGQAATLVRDVKEHKKAVTCFAISESGNCLLSGSADKTAKIWQMLERNLECVETILTKDPIQNINTHGEQIFAITQSHKMKVFDGSRKSSKYFTNKSVRCGILTHGKLYVGCTDSSIQELAIANSRQQEIKAPSKIWSMKNKSVNSLAVYKDWIYSASSMVEASHIKEWRKNKKPQISMTPEKGSNVLAMEVVEDFIYLICSASMSNIQIWLRGTQHKVGRLSAGSKITSLLTANDMIICGTETGMIKGWIPL from the exons ATGTCACATAATTCAATGGCTGCTGCATCTTCTTCGTCTGCTGTTGCTACCCCTCCTCCTGTCTTTTCATATGACGACGATAAACTAGACCTTGAATCAGTCTGTGCATTCGTCGCTGTTATCAATCAACATATAACTGAATTTCTTGAAGATACAAAATCTCGGAAATGCTTGAAATTGAAATGCAGTTCAAAGCTTGATGTTTGTAATAGAGGGTACCTTGAATTCTCCGAGCAATCAATATTGTCGAATCTTTATTGGGGGATAGAGAGTATAGAAGCAGCAATTCAAGCAAAATGGACCGCAGAGAAAACATCAAGGCTGCAGAATTCAGAGAACATGCTTCAAGTTCCAGCTTCACTTGATGAGCAAGGAGAAACAGCAGGAATTCCGAACAACTATTTGATAGGCTATTCTTACTTTTACCTCTCCCTTGTTAGAAAGCTCCAAGGAGATGAGTGGCAGGTCGCGATGCATTTTCTTCAAGCTCTTGTAGTATCCCCGAGGCTTCTTTACACTGAAATTGCTACGGACCTCTGCCAACGTTTGTTTATCTTAAGCTTTGAGCATGAATCGAAAGAATTTAAATCCGCATCTTTTATCAATCTTGATGAGAATGTTAAGATGGTAAAAATGGCGAGAAGATATAAAGCTTGGCTGATGTATTATCAGATTATGTCTTCTGGAGAGGGTTCTCTAAAGAATGATGAATTAGAACAGATAAT GAGTAAGAAGTCCAGAAGCACAAGATCCTCAAATTTATGTAAGCATGGAAACGACCGGTGCACCTGTCAAAAT TTTGAGAAGGTGCATCCATTTAATGCCCAAAATGATGCCAATAATGAGGAAGAAAAGATGATTATCAAATCCAACGAGTCCGTAGAGCAAAATCAGGTAGCTATTACCGAATTAAGGAGTGGTGTAGCAGAAATACCCAAGAACTCAACCACCAAATGCCTCAAAGATATATTGCTTGATTCTGAGCCAGAGACACCAATCTACGTAGATTTCAGCGACAGCGGTTCTGCAAATGAAAATAGTCATGAG GAATACGCAGAAGACCTGGAAATCACTTCAAACTGGAGCCTAGAAAATCAGCACACAGAGGCTTTTTATCA GAACCAGCAATCTTCTCGCTCCTCGTTTTTGGAAAGCTTGGTTTGTAAATCCCAAGTTTCTGGATTAAGGCACAAAGAAGAAAGCCAAGTAGAAATAACTAACTCACTCTCCAGAAGAGTCTCCGGTTCATTTACTCATACTGATTTATCAGCAAAAGGAATTAGAAGCCTCAAAACTAACATAAATTTGAGTGGTAATAATGAAGCTGCAACTATGCAACAGTGCTTACAGATGATTGATAGTAGATCCGATGGATATCCAGTGTCCATGTCTTTACATGATTATCAGCTCTGCAAAACACAGTACCCAAGGATTTCTTCACGGCAAAAGAACAGGTGCAAGAAGACCTTAAATGAAATATCTGAATATGCTGAAGAAAATTCTCAAGCAGAACAAGCAGCAATACTTGAGAAAATAATTTCGAAGTTATGTTTCTCAGAAGAGTTTGGGGATTATAAAGACTATACAGTTGATCTTACAACAATATATGAGTTACTGAATAACAAAACAGGACTTAAGTATTCTTTGCTAAAGGACATAATCATTGATCAACTTCTAAGGGCTATATCAACATCCAGAGAAGAACATGTGATACGGGAATCGGTATCAGTCCTATCAATTATTATTTCAAGGAACAGATCACTTGTTGAAGATGTCAAGAGGAAAGGGTTACAGTTGAATCATTTGGCAACTGCTCTTAAGAAAAATGTTCATGAAGCAGCTATACTAATATACTTAATAAACCCATCTCCTGCAGAAATCAGGACATTAGAACTTTTACCATGTCTTGTGGATGTGGTGTGTGCTTCAAACAGTTACAAATGTAGCCTAACAACACTGTGGATAACACCTCCTGCAGCGTCATTGATGATTATGGAAGCACTAGTCACTGCATTTGACTATACATCGAGCGACACACAATTAGCTGTGATCAGCTCACCCAGAGTACTCTCCGGGCTCTTGGATGTCTCAAGGAACAACAACCTTGAAGAGATTATTGCTCTGGCTGCTGTTCTTATCAGATGTATGCAATTCGATGGTCAATGCAGAAAACACATAAACCATTACGCTCCTGTGGCCCCATTTATCTCTCTTTTAAGAAGCAACCATAAGCGTGCAACATCAATTGCATTGGAGTTTTTTCATGAACTGCTACAAATTCCAAG GTCATCAGCAACTGAGGTACTGCAGAAAATACAACAAGACGGAAGCAACAACAATATGTGTGCATTATTGCTCCTCGTCCAAAACTCACAACCAGAGTACAAAATTTTGGCAGCAAATTTGTTGCTTCAGTTAGACATGCTG GAAGAAACATCTAGTAAATTTGTATACTGTGAAGAGGCTATGGAAGCCCTACTTGAGTCAGTGACATGTGAAGAGAATTCTGCGACACAGGCTCTATCAGCATTCATCCTATCCAATTTTGGCGGAACGTGCTCTTGGTCAGGAGAACCTTACACAATACCATGGTTGCTTAAAAAGGCTGGATTAACTTCACTGCAACATAAGAACATGATAAAGAATGTTGACTTCTCAGATCAATGTCTACAG GATGTTGGCATAGAGACATGGTGCAGCAAAGTAGCAAAGCGCTTCTTAAAATTTGGAAGTCCTCTCTTCCATGCTTTAGAGAAAGGACTTAAGAGCAACTCGAGGAGCACTTCCCGAGACTGTCTTGCCGCTACTGCATGGATTGGGTCTGAAATCATGAAAGCCTCAGATGATTTGAGATATGCAGCCTGTGAGATCTTACTTAGTAGAATTGAGCAATTTGTGCATCCAGGATTGGAGCTTGAAGAGAGGCTATTAGGATGTCTTTGTATCTATTATTATACTTCTGGAAGAG GGATGAAAAAGTTAGTCAACTTCTCAGAAGGAGTTAGAGAGTCACTAAGACGTCTTTCCAGTATCAGTTGGATGGCAGAAGAATTGCTTAAGGTTGCTGACTATATCCAGCCAAACAAGTGG CAGAGAATATCTTGTGTTCACACACAGATTCTCGAGGTGGGAAGCAACCATAGCGGAGCAGTAACTTCGCTCATCTTCTATAATGGACAGCTTTACAGTGGACATGCTGATGGCTCAATCAAG GCGTGGGACATCAAAGGACAAGCAGCGACACTTGTCCGGGACGTGAAGGAGCATAAAAAGGCTGTGACATGCTTTGCCATTTCTGAATCGGGGAATTGCCTGTTGAGTGGATCTGCTGACAAAACAGCAAAG ATTTGGCAAATGCTTGAAAGAAATCTTGAATGCGTAGAGACTATACTGACGAAAGATCCAATTCAGAATATTAACACACACGGAGAACAGATTTTTGCAATTACCCAAAGCCACAAAATGAAG GTGTTTGATGGATCACGAAAATCCAGTAAATATTTTACGAATAAATCCGTAAGGTGTGGAATATTGACACACGGAAAGCTTTATGTAGGCTGCACAGATTCAAGCATACAG GAGTTAGCTATAGCAAACAGCAGGCAGCAAGAGATCAAAGCGCCATCAAAGATTTGGAGTATGAAAAACAAGTCTGTGAACTCATTAGCCGTATATAAAGACTGGATATATAGTGCAAGTTCAATGGTTGAAGCTTCACATATAAAG GAATGGAGAAAAAACaagaagccccaaatatcaatgacGCCAGAAAAGGGATCCAATGTGTTGGCGATGGAAGTAGTGGAGGACTTCATATATTTAATTTGCAGCGCATCAATGAGCAACATCCAG ATTTGGCTGAGAGGAACACAGCACAAAGTTGGAAGATTATCAGCAGGCAGCAAGATAACAAGTCTTCTGACAGCAAATGACATGATTATATGCGGTACAGAAACAGGAATGATTAAG GGTTGGATTCCCCTCTAG
- the LOC107798703 gene encoding putative E3 ubiquitin-protein ligase LIN-1 isoform X2 has translation MSHNSMAAASSSSAVATPPPVFSYDDDKLDLESVCAFVAVINQHITEFLEDTKSRKCLKLKCSSKLDVCNRGYLEFSEQSILSNLYWGIESIEAAIQAKWTAEKTSRLQNSENMLQVPASLDEQGETAGIPNNYLIGYSYFYLSLVRKLQGDEWQVAMHFLQALVVSPRLLYTEIATDLCQRLFILSFEHESKEFKSASFINLDENVKMVKMARRYKAWLMYYQIMSSGEGSLKNDELEQIMSKKSRSTRSSNLCKHGNDRCTCQNFEKVHPFNAQNDANNEEEKMIIKSNESVEQNQVAITELRSGVAEIPKNSTTKCLKDILLDSEPETPIYVDFSDSGSANENSHEEYAEDLEITSNWSLENQHTEAFYQNQQSSRSSFLESLVCKSQVSGLRHKEESQVEITNSLSRRVSGSFTHTDLSAKGIRSLKTNINLSGNNEAATMQQCLQMIDSRSDGYPVSMSLHDYQLCKTQYPRISSRQKNRCKKTLNEISEYAEENSQAEQAAILEKIISKLCFSEEFGDYKDYTVDLTTIYELLNNKTGLKYSLLKDIIIDQLLRAISTSREEHVIRESVSVLSIIISRNRSLVEDVKRKGLQLNHLATALKKNVHEAAILIYLINPSPAEIRTLELLPCLVDVVCASNSYKCSLTTLWITPPAASLMIMEALVTAFDYTSSDTQLAVISSPRVLSGLLDVSRNNNLEEIIALAAVLIRCMQFDGQCRKHINHYAPVAPFISLLRSNHKRATSIALEFFHELLQIPRSSATEVLQKIQQDGSNNNMCALLLLVQNSQPEYKILAANLLLQLDMLEETSSKFVYCEEAMEALLESVTCEENSATQALSAFILSNFGGTCSWSGEPYTIPWLLKKAGLTSLQHKNMIKNVDFSDQCLQDVGIETWCSKVAKRFLKFGSPLFHALEKGLKSNSRSTSRDCLAATAWIGSEIMKASDDLRYAACEILLSRIEQFVHPGLELEERLLGCLCIYYYTSGRGMKKLVNFSEGVRESLRRLSSISWMAEELLKVADYIQPNKWRISCVHTQILEVGSNHSGAVTSLIFYNGQLYSGHADGSIKAWDIKGQAATLVRDVKEHKKAVTCFAISESGNCLLSGSADKTAKIWQMLERNLECVETILTKDPIQNINTHGEQIFAITQSHKMKVFDGSRKSSKYFTNKSVRCGILTHGKLYVGCTDSSIQELAIANSRQQEIKAPSKIWSMKNKSVNSLAVYKDWIYSASSMVEASHIKEWRKNKKPQISMTPEKGSNVLAMEVVEDFIYLICSASMSNIQIWLRGTQHKVGRLSAGSKITSLLTANDMIICGTETGMIKGWIPL, from the exons ATGTCACATAATTCAATGGCTGCTGCATCTTCTTCGTCTGCTGTTGCTACCCCTCCTCCTGTCTTTTCATATGACGACGATAAACTAGACCTTGAATCAGTCTGTGCATTCGTCGCTGTTATCAATCAACATATAACTGAATTTCTTGAAGATACAAAATCTCGGAAATGCTTGAAATTGAAATGCAGTTCAAAGCTTGATGTTTGTAATAGAGGGTACCTTGAATTCTCCGAGCAATCAATATTGTCGAATCTTTATTGGGGGATAGAGAGTATAGAAGCAGCAATTCAAGCAAAATGGACCGCAGAGAAAACATCAAGGCTGCAGAATTCAGAGAACATGCTTCAAGTTCCAGCTTCACTTGATGAGCAAGGAGAAACAGCAGGAATTCCGAACAACTATTTGATAGGCTATTCTTACTTTTACCTCTCCCTTGTTAGAAAGCTCCAAGGAGATGAGTGGCAGGTCGCGATGCATTTTCTTCAAGCTCTTGTAGTATCCCCGAGGCTTCTTTACACTGAAATTGCTACGGACCTCTGCCAACGTTTGTTTATCTTAAGCTTTGAGCATGAATCGAAAGAATTTAAATCCGCATCTTTTATCAATCTTGATGAGAATGTTAAGATGGTAAAAATGGCGAGAAGATATAAAGCTTGGCTGATGTATTATCAGATTATGTCTTCTGGAGAGGGTTCTCTAAAGAATGATGAATTAGAACAGATAAT GAGTAAGAAGTCCAGAAGCACAAGATCCTCAAATTTATGTAAGCATGGAAACGACCGGTGCACCTGTCAAAAT TTTGAGAAGGTGCATCCATTTAATGCCCAAAATGATGCCAATAATGAGGAAGAAAAGATGATTATCAAATCCAACGAGTCCGTAGAGCAAAATCAGGTAGCTATTACCGAATTAAGGAGTGGTGTAGCAGAAATACCCAAGAACTCAACCACCAAATGCCTCAAAGATATATTGCTTGATTCTGAGCCAGAGACACCAATCTACGTAGATTTCAGCGACAGCGGTTCTGCAAATGAAAATAGTCATGAG GAATACGCAGAAGACCTGGAAATCACTTCAAACTGGAGCCTAGAAAATCAGCACACAGAGGCTTTTTATCA GAACCAGCAATCTTCTCGCTCCTCGTTTTTGGAAAGCTTGGTTTGTAAATCCCAAGTTTCTGGATTAAGGCACAAAGAAGAAAGCCAAGTAGAAATAACTAACTCACTCTCCAGAAGAGTCTCCGGTTCATTTACTCATACTGATTTATCAGCAAAAGGAATTAGAAGCCTCAAAACTAACATAAATTTGAGTGGTAATAATGAAGCTGCAACTATGCAACAGTGCTTACAGATGATTGATAGTAGATCCGATGGATATCCAGTGTCCATGTCTTTACATGATTATCAGCTCTGCAAAACACAGTACCCAAGGATTTCTTCACGGCAAAAGAACAGGTGCAAGAAGACCTTAAATGAAATATCTGAATATGCTGAAGAAAATTCTCAAGCAGAACAAGCAGCAATACTTGAGAAAATAATTTCGAAGTTATGTTTCTCAGAAGAGTTTGGGGATTATAAAGACTATACAGTTGATCTTACAACAATATATGAGTTACTGAATAACAAAACAGGACTTAAGTATTCTTTGCTAAAGGACATAATCATTGATCAACTTCTAAGGGCTATATCAACATCCAGAGAAGAACATGTGATACGGGAATCGGTATCAGTCCTATCAATTATTATTTCAAGGAACAGATCACTTGTTGAAGATGTCAAGAGGAAAGGGTTACAGTTGAATCATTTGGCAACTGCTCTTAAGAAAAATGTTCATGAAGCAGCTATACTAATATACTTAATAAACCCATCTCCTGCAGAAATCAGGACATTAGAACTTTTACCATGTCTTGTGGATGTGGTGTGTGCTTCAAACAGTTACAAATGTAGCCTAACAACACTGTGGATAACACCTCCTGCAGCGTCATTGATGATTATGGAAGCACTAGTCACTGCATTTGACTATACATCGAGCGACACACAATTAGCTGTGATCAGCTCACCCAGAGTACTCTCCGGGCTCTTGGATGTCTCAAGGAACAACAACCTTGAAGAGATTATTGCTCTGGCTGCTGTTCTTATCAGATGTATGCAATTCGATGGTCAATGCAGAAAACACATAAACCATTACGCTCCTGTGGCCCCATTTATCTCTCTTTTAAGAAGCAACCATAAGCGTGCAACATCAATTGCATTGGAGTTTTTTCATGAACTGCTACAAATTCCAAG GTCATCAGCAACTGAGGTACTGCAGAAAATACAACAAGACGGAAGCAACAACAATATGTGTGCATTATTGCTCCTCGTCCAAAACTCACAACCAGAGTACAAAATTTTGGCAGCAAATTTGTTGCTTCAGTTAGACATGCTG GAAGAAACATCTAGTAAATTTGTATACTGTGAAGAGGCTATGGAAGCCCTACTTGAGTCAGTGACATGTGAAGAGAATTCTGCGACACAGGCTCTATCAGCATTCATCCTATCCAATTTTGGCGGAACGTGCTCTTGGTCAGGAGAACCTTACACAATACCATGGTTGCTTAAAAAGGCTGGATTAACTTCACTGCAACATAAGAACATGATAAAGAATGTTGACTTCTCAGATCAATGTCTACAG GATGTTGGCATAGAGACATGGTGCAGCAAAGTAGCAAAGCGCTTCTTAAAATTTGGAAGTCCTCTCTTCCATGCTTTAGAGAAAGGACTTAAGAGCAACTCGAGGAGCACTTCCCGAGACTGTCTTGCCGCTACTGCATGGATTGGGTCTGAAATCATGAAAGCCTCAGATGATTTGAGATATGCAGCCTGTGAGATCTTACTTAGTAGAATTGAGCAATTTGTGCATCCAGGATTGGAGCTTGAAGAGAGGCTATTAGGATGTCTTTGTATCTATTATTATACTTCTGGAAGAG GGATGAAAAAGTTAGTCAACTTCTCAGAAGGAGTTAGAGAGTCACTAAGACGTCTTTCCAGTATCAGTTGGATGGCAGAAGAATTGCTTAAGGTTGCTGACTATATCCAGCCAAACAAGTGG AGAATATCTTGTGTTCACACACAGATTCTCGAGGTGGGAAGCAACCATAGCGGAGCAGTAACTTCGCTCATCTTCTATAATGGACAGCTTTACAGTGGACATGCTGATGGCTCAATCAAG GCGTGGGACATCAAAGGACAAGCAGCGACACTTGTCCGGGACGTGAAGGAGCATAAAAAGGCTGTGACATGCTTTGCCATTTCTGAATCGGGGAATTGCCTGTTGAGTGGATCTGCTGACAAAACAGCAAAG ATTTGGCAAATGCTTGAAAGAAATCTTGAATGCGTAGAGACTATACTGACGAAAGATCCAATTCAGAATATTAACACACACGGAGAACAGATTTTTGCAATTACCCAAAGCCACAAAATGAAG GTGTTTGATGGATCACGAAAATCCAGTAAATATTTTACGAATAAATCCGTAAGGTGTGGAATATTGACACACGGAAAGCTTTATGTAGGCTGCACAGATTCAAGCATACAG GAGTTAGCTATAGCAAACAGCAGGCAGCAAGAGATCAAAGCGCCATCAAAGATTTGGAGTATGAAAAACAAGTCTGTGAACTCATTAGCCGTATATAAAGACTGGATATATAGTGCAAGTTCAATGGTTGAAGCTTCACATATAAAG GAATGGAGAAAAAACaagaagccccaaatatcaatgacGCCAGAAAAGGGATCCAATGTGTTGGCGATGGAAGTAGTGGAGGACTTCATATATTTAATTTGCAGCGCATCAATGAGCAACATCCAG ATTTGGCTGAGAGGAACACAGCACAAAGTTGGAAGATTATCAGCAGGCAGCAAGATAACAAGTCTTCTGACAGCAAATGACATGATTATATGCGGTACAGAAACAGGAATGATTAAG GGTTGGATTCCCCTCTAG